A genomic segment from Pirellulales bacterium encodes:
- the pgi gene encoding glucose-6-phosphate isomerase: MQILTIDVGGTHVKILASGQTEPRKFPSGPTLSAADMVPRVQELAADWQYDHVAIGYPGPVLRGKPIGEPHNLAPGWVGFDFATAFNRPVKLINDAAMQALGSFEGGRMLFLGLGTGLGSAMVIDGLLEPMELAHLRYRKRTYEDYVGLRGLERFGKKRWRMLVNDVVKTLSAALEPDYVVLGGGNVKKLKTLPPNCRPGDNANAFRGGFRLWDQTATLSADASSGPIPPAITTDQSKMNDAPKKNSKTPPAWQALTAHYEKVKGQHLRQLFADDPARADKFSVDAVGLHLDYSKNRVTTETMTLLRQLADAAGLAERRDAMFRGERINITENRAVLHVALRAPKGEKIVFDGQDVVPEVHAVLDKMSAFADRLRSGAWLGHTGRRIRNIINIGIGGSDLGPVMAYEALRHYSDRSLTFRFVSNVDGTDFAEAVQGLDAAETLFIVSSKTFTTLETMTNAHTARDWSLKTLRDESAVAKHFVAVSTNEKEVKKFGIDTANMFGFWDWVGGRYSMDSAIGLSTMLAVGPDNFRAMLAGFHAMDEHFRTAPWERNLPVIMGLLSIWYNDFFGAETVAVLPYDQYLKRFPAYLQQLTMESNGKHVTLSGAPVEHATGPIYWGEPGTNGQHSFYQLIHQGTRIIPCDFLGFLHTLNPLGDHHDLLTANLLAQTEALAFGKTPEQVKAEGTPDWLVPHRVFEGNRPTNTIMADRLTPEVLGKLVALYEHSVFTQGVIWDIDSFDQWGVELGKVLAGRIIPELKSADEPKLAHDSSTTALIRRYRAARHGAS; encoded by the coding sequence ATGCAAATTCTGACGATCGACGTCGGCGGAACGCACGTCAAAATTCTGGCCAGCGGACAGACCGAGCCTCGCAAGTTTCCCTCCGGCCCCACGCTGTCGGCCGCGGACATGGTGCCGCGCGTGCAAGAGTTGGCCGCCGACTGGCAGTACGACCACGTCGCGATCGGCTATCCCGGCCCCGTACTGCGCGGCAAACCGATCGGCGAGCCGCACAACCTGGCCCCGGGCTGGGTCGGTTTCGATTTCGCCACGGCCTTCAATCGCCCGGTAAAGCTCATTAACGACGCCGCCATGCAGGCGCTGGGAAGCTTCGAGGGGGGGCGCATGCTCTTTCTTGGGCTCGGCACGGGGCTCGGCTCGGCGATGGTCATCGATGGGCTGCTCGAACCGATGGAGCTGGCCCACCTGCGCTATCGCAAGCGAACGTACGAAGACTATGTCGGTCTGCGTGGGTTGGAACGCTTCGGCAAGAAACGCTGGCGCATGCTTGTGAACGACGTCGTGAAAACGCTCTCCGCGGCGCTCGAACCCGATTACGTCGTGCTCGGCGGCGGCAACGTCAAGAAGCTGAAAACACTGCCGCCCAACTGCCGCCCCGGCGACAACGCCAACGCCTTCCGCGGAGGGTTTCGCCTGTGGGACCAAACCGCTACGCTGTCGGCGGACGCATCCTCCGGCCCGATCCCCCCCGCGATCACGACGGATCAATCGAAGATGAACGACGCACCGAAGAAGAATTCCAAGACGCCACCCGCCTGGCAAGCACTCACGGCACACTACGAAAAGGTCAAAGGCCAGCACCTGCGGCAGCTCTTCGCCGACGATCCGGCGCGGGCCGATAAATTCTCGGTCGATGCCGTCGGTCTGCACCTCGACTATTCGAAAAATCGCGTCACCACCGAGACCATGACACTGCTGCGGCAACTGGCCGACGCCGCCGGCCTCGCCGAGCGTCGCGATGCCATGTTCCGCGGTGAGCGCATCAACATCACCGAGAACCGCGCCGTGCTGCACGTCGCGCTGCGAGCGCCCAAGGGTGAAAAAATCGTCTTCGACGGCCAGGATGTCGTCCCTGAAGTGCATGCCGTGCTCGACAAGATGAGCGCCTTTGCCGATCGCCTGCGCAGCGGAGCCTGGCTGGGGCACACCGGCCGGCGGATTCGCAACATCATCAATATCGGCATCGGCGGATCAGACCTGGGCCCGGTGATGGCCTACGAGGCACTGCGTCATTACAGCGACCGCAGCCTGACGTTCCGCTTTGTGTCGAACGTCGATGGCACCGACTTTGCCGAAGCCGTGCAAGGGCTAGACGCTGCGGAGACGTTGTTCATCGTCTCGTCGAAGACCTTCACCACGCTCGAGACAATGACCAACGCCCATACGGCTCGCGATTGGTCGTTGAAGACGTTGCGGGATGAGTCGGCCGTGGCCAAACACTTCGTGGCCGTCTCGACCAACGAGAAAGAAGTCAAAAAGTTCGGCATCGATACGGCCAACATGTTTGGCTTCTGGGATTGGGTCGGCGGCCGGTACTCGATGGATTCGGCCATCGGACTGTCGACGATGCTGGCCGTGGGCCCGGACAATTTCCGCGCCATGCTGGCCGGCTTTCACGCCATGGACGAGCATTTCCGCACCGCGCCGTGGGAGCGGAATCTGCCCGTGATCATGGGGCTGCTGTCGATCTGGTACAACGATTTCTTCGGCGCCGAAACGGTCGCCGTGCTGCCGTACGATCAATATCTGAAGCGCTTTCCGGCCTACTTGCAGCAGCTCACGATGGAGAGCAATGGAAAGCATGTCACACTCTCGGGCGCGCCGGTCGAACATGCCACCGGGCCGATCTACTGGGGCGAGCCGGGCACCAACGGCCAGCACTCGTTCTATCAATTGATTCACCAAGGCACGCGAATCATCCCGTGCGACTTCCTGGGCTTCTTGCACACGCTCAACCCGCTCGGCGATCATCACGATCTGCTCACCGCCAACTTGCTGGCACAGACCGAAGCCCTGGCATTCGGCAAAACGCCGGAGCAAGTCAAAGCCGAAGGAACGCCCGACTGGCTCGTGCCGCACCGCGTCTTCGAAGGGAACCGTCCGACCAATACGATCATGGCCGATCGGCTCACGCCCGAGGTGCTGGGCAAGCTGGTCGCACTGTACGAGCACAGCGTCTTTACGCAGGGCGTTATCTGGGATATCGACTCGTTCGATCAGTGGGGCGTAGAGCTGGGTAAGGTCCTGGCCGGGCGGATTATTCCTGAATTGAAATCGGCCGACGAACCCAAGCTCGCGCACGACAGCTCGACCACGGCCCTGATCCGCCGCTACCGCGCCGCCCGCCACGGCGCGTCGTAG
- the mnmA gene encoding tRNA 2-thiouridine(34) synthase MnmA: MSRVVLAMSGGVDSSVAAHLLREDGHEVIGVFMRHGETTETACATTAEGSAGDSLPILSNRLGHKQGCCTASDAADARRVADRLDIPFYALDFRDDFGRIMDYFVDEYTAGRTPNPCVMCNNWLKFGTLADYADSVGADFIATGHYARLVRTNEGDTPALLRGVDPTKDQSYVLFGVKREILRRVMLPIGDFPKSEIRARARELGLRVADKQDSQEICFVTDDYADFVRRRRGDVDLSGEIVTTDGQVVGRHEGLENFTIGQRKGLGIAFGTPRYVVRLERDARRVVIGTHEELACHRLTARDVNWLVDLPAAPFRCHVKIRYLSQPVAATVEPTGPDRFIATLDEPKHGVAPGQAAVCYEGDRVLGGGWIE; encoded by the coding sequence ATGTCGCGTGTCGTGTTAGCAATGTCGGGTGGGGTCGATTCCAGCGTGGCCGCGCATCTACTGCGCGAAGATGGCCACGAAGTGATCGGCGTCTTCATGCGGCATGGCGAGACGACCGAAACGGCCTGCGCGACGACCGCCGAAGGCTCTGCTGGCGACTCGCTGCCAATTCTTTCCAATCGCTTGGGTCACAAGCAAGGATGCTGCACGGCCAGTGACGCGGCCGACGCGCGGCGCGTCGCGGATCGCTTGGACATCCCGTTCTATGCGCTCGACTTTCGCGACGACTTCGGCCGGATCATGGATTACTTCGTCGACGAGTACACGGCCGGCCGCACCCCCAACCCCTGCGTGATGTGCAACAACTGGTTGAAGTTCGGCACACTGGCCGACTATGCCGACAGCGTCGGAGCCGACTTCATCGCCACCGGACATTACGCGCGACTCGTGCGTACGAACGAAGGTGACACACCTGCTCTACTGCGCGGGGTCGACCCGACCAAGGATCAGTCGTATGTGCTGTTCGGCGTAAAGCGCGAGATTCTCCGCCGGGTAATGCTGCCGATCGGCGATTTTCCGAAGAGCGAAATCCGGGCTCGGGCGCGCGAGCTGGGTTTGCGCGTGGCCGACAAGCAGGATAGCCAGGAAATCTGCTTCGTGACCGACGACTATGCCGATTTCGTGCGTCGGCGGCGCGGCGACGTCGATCTCTCGGGCGAGATCGTCACCACCGACGGCCAGGTCGTCGGCCGGCACGAGGGGCTCGAGAATTTCACCATCGGTCAGCGCAAGGGGCTGGGCATCGCCTTCGGCACGCCGCGTTACGTGGTGCGATTAGAGCGCGACGCGCGACGCGTCGTGATCGGTACGCACGAGGAACTGGCTTGCCATCGGCTGACAGCGCGCGATGTGAATTGGCTGGTCGATCTGCCGGCCGCGCCGTTTCGCTGCCACGTGAAGATTCGCTACCTCAGCCAGCCCGTCGCCGCCACGGTCGAACCGACAGGCCCTGACCGCTTCATAGCGACGCTCGACGAGCCGAAGCATGGCGTAGCACCGGGTCAGGCGGCCGTCTGCTACGAAGGCGATCGTGTACTGGGCGGCGGTTGGATCGAATAG
- a CDS encoding RtcB family protein: MPNSAYRGPLERVNDCCWRIPKSYRAGMRVDGVVYADEAMIKTIRSDAALEQVANVAFLPGIQLASLAMPDIHWGYGFCIGGVCATDPDEGGVISPGGVGYDINCGVRLMRTGLAWDDVKPKLPALVEELFRQIPAGVGGEGRYHYSPQELRQLMAEGPSWLIPRGLATPSDIDHTEARGCLDDARPDLVSARALERGRAQCGTLGAGNHFLEVQVVDEVFDEQAAAAMGLAQHQVCVMIHSGSRGLGYQVCDDALRDLRGAPEKYGIALPDRQLVCAPIDSPEGERYLGAMRAAANYAWCNRQLLMHQAREVFQTVFGRSWESLWMSLVYDVAHNIAKFEEHLVNGRAKRVWVHRKGATRAFPPGHPEVPDMYRAIGQPVIIPGDMGRASWVLAGQDGSMQQTFGSACHGAGRVMSRTAAIKHAEGRRIDAELAARGVIARARSWKGLAEEQPDAYKNVDHVVDVVHRAQLAKKVVRMRPIGVIKG, encoded by the coding sequence ATGCCCAACTCGGCTTACCGCGGACCGCTCGAGCGCGTTAACGACTGCTGCTGGCGGATTCCCAAGAGCTATCGGGCAGGCATGCGCGTCGATGGCGTGGTTTATGCCGACGAAGCGATGATCAAGACGATTCGCTCGGACGCGGCGCTTGAGCAGGTCGCGAACGTCGCGTTCCTGCCCGGCATTCAGTTGGCCAGCCTGGCGATGCCCGACATTCACTGGGGCTACGGCTTCTGCATTGGCGGCGTGTGCGCGACTGATCCCGACGAAGGGGGCGTGATCTCGCCGGGGGGCGTTGGCTACGACATTAACTGCGGCGTGCGTTTGATGCGCACCGGTCTGGCCTGGGATGACGTGAAGCCGAAACTGCCGGCGCTCGTCGAAGAATTGTTTCGCCAAATTCCGGCCGGAGTCGGCGGCGAGGGACGCTATCACTATTCGCCGCAAGAGCTCCGCCAATTGATGGCCGAAGGGCCAAGCTGGCTGATCCCGCGCGGACTGGCGACGCCCAGCGATATCGACCATACCGAGGCGCGTGGCTGTCTCGACGATGCCCGGCCTGACCTGGTCAGTGCGCGAGCGCTGGAACGAGGCCGTGCGCAGTGCGGCACGTTGGGCGCGGGAAATCACTTCCTCGAAGTGCAAGTCGTCGACGAGGTCTTCGACGAGCAGGCCGCGGCCGCGATGGGGCTCGCGCAACACCAGGTCTGCGTGATGATTCATTCCGGCTCGCGCGGCTTGGGCTACCAGGTGTGCGACGATGCATTGCGCGATCTGCGCGGCGCGCCGGAGAAGTACGGCATCGCGCTGCCCGATCGGCAACTCGTTTGCGCGCCGATCGACAGCCCCGAGGGCGAACGCTATCTGGGAGCGATGCGGGCGGCCGCGAATTACGCCTGGTGCAACCGGCAGCTCTTGATGCATCAAGCACGCGAGGTGTTCCAGACGGTCTTCGGCCGTTCGTGGGAATCGCTATGGATGAGCCTGGTCTATGACGTGGCGCACAATATCGCCAAGTTTGAAGAGCACCTGGTAAATGGTCGCGCGAAGCGGGTGTGGGTGCATCGCAAAGGGGCAACCCGCGCCTTCCCGCCGGGGCATCCCGAGGTGCCCGACATGTATCGCGCCATCGGTCAGCCGGTGATCATTCCGGGGGACATGGGGCGGGCAAGCTGGGTCCTGGCGGGGCAGGATGGTAGTATGCAGCAGACGTTCGGTTCGGCCTGTCACGGCGCCGGACGAGTGATGAGCCGTACGGCCGCGATCAAACACGCCGAGGGGCGGCGCATCGATGCCGAGCTGGCAGCCCGCGGCGTGATTGCCCGAGCCCGCAGTTGGAAGGGGCTGGCCGAGGAGCAGCCGGACGCCTACAAGAACGTCGACCACGTGGTCGACGTCGTCCATCGGGCGCAACTGGCGAAGAAAGTGGTTCGCATGCGGCCGATCGGCGTGATCAAGGGATAA
- a CDS encoding MMPL family transporter translates to MKPTFYERYSRIILASVLIVFPVLVYGANKAAQTNRNDVQDWLPATFAETKDYRWFQSHFENETQVLVSWEGATLDDPRVEKFARLVAPRSSEDHSPIDTSLFSSVLTGPELVHRLTEPPTNLPRDEAIKRLAGLLVGKDKKQTSAVVSLTKHAQDDLHYTLDELYRAAELATDLPHKQIYMGGPPVDNVAIDMEGQKTLRQLAIFSALVGLGLSYWCMRQLYLTALIIAGAIYSAFIALAAVYFTGSTMDAILYSMPPVVYTASLSGAIHIINYYRNAVHEGGLAGAPGRALHRAWVPCTLSAATTAIGLVSLCTSELVPIRSFGFYASLGVMATLTLLFLCVPSVLQLWPPRLPPPPPADPLENTRHPSLLNRIGLRLAWGVVRNNGWICVAFAVTLVGFGIGTWWIKTSVSIGNLFSPEADVVKEYAWLEQNLGGLVPTEVVVVFDNHTNKMKFLDRLELVDRIQQHLQSLPEVSSTMSAATFTPPLPADQPAPPSAKRSGGAFGRMLMRNPDYVRRDVFNKQLSEHRRDYELGDYLSRDTADGKDEDLWRVSLRLIGSEDIDYGQFVSVIRREIQPILDAEKEKHVEGVSAVVTGVTPVVYKAERALLEGLVESFFMAFVIMAAVMAIVYRSVPAGLLVMFPNVWPMALVFGILGYSGAIVDIGTMMTASVAMGVSVDDAAHYITWFRYGIAKGYDRRTAAIYAYRNAAVAMAQSSIIVGFGLAVFGLSSFVPTKMFGLLMLLLLTWGLFADLVLMPAVLAGPLGRFFTHGIKPLPVDAPAEEETMATVSK, encoded by the coding sequence GTGAAACCGACCTTCTACGAACGCTACAGCCGGATCATCCTGGCTTCCGTACTGATCGTGTTTCCGGTGCTGGTGTACGGCGCGAACAAGGCGGCCCAGACCAATCGCAACGACGTCCAGGACTGGTTGCCTGCGACCTTCGCAGAGACCAAGGACTACCGCTGGTTCCAGTCGCACTTCGAGAACGAGACGCAGGTCCTTGTCAGTTGGGAAGGAGCCACGCTCGACGACCCGCGCGTCGAAAAATTTGCGCGCCTGGTCGCGCCCCGCTCGAGCGAAGATCACAGTCCGATCGACACGTCGCTCTTTTCCAGCGTACTGACCGGGCCGGAGTTGGTGCATCGGCTGACCGAGCCGCCGACGAACCTGCCGCGCGACGAGGCCATCAAGCGTCTGGCGGGTCTTCTGGTGGGCAAAGACAAAAAACAAACTAGCGCCGTCGTCTCGCTGACCAAGCACGCCCAGGATGACCTGCACTACACACTGGACGAGTTGTATCGCGCCGCAGAGCTGGCCACGGACCTGCCCCATAAACAGATCTACATGGGGGGGCCGCCGGTCGACAACGTGGCGATCGATATGGAAGGGCAGAAGACGCTGCGGCAATTGGCGATTTTTTCGGCGCTGGTCGGATTGGGACTGTCGTATTGGTGTATGCGGCAGTTGTATCTCACGGCGCTAATCATCGCCGGCGCGATCTATAGCGCGTTCATCGCGCTGGCGGCCGTCTACTTCACCGGCAGCACGATGGACGCGATTTTGTATTCGATGCCGCCTGTGGTTTACACAGCCTCGCTGTCCGGCGCGATCCACATCATCAACTACTATCGCAATGCCGTACACGAAGGGGGACTCGCTGGGGCGCCCGGTCGAGCCCTGCATCGCGCCTGGGTTCCCTGCACGCTGTCGGCGGCGACAACGGCTATCGGGCTGGTGTCGCTCTGTACGAGCGAACTGGTGCCGATCCGCTCTTTCGGCTTTTATGCCTCGCTGGGCGTGATGGCGACATTGACGTTGCTGTTTTTGTGCGTTCCCTCGGTATTGCAATTGTGGCCGCCAAGGCTGCCTCCGCCGCCACCGGCTGACCCGTTGGAAAACACGCGTCATCCGTCACTGTTGAATCGCATCGGCCTGCGACTGGCTTGGGGCGTGGTGCGAAACAACGGCTGGATTTGCGTGGCCTTCGCCGTCACGCTGGTCGGGTTCGGCATCGGCACTTGGTGGATCAAGACCTCGGTCAGCATCGGCAACCTGTTCTCGCCCGAGGCGGACGTCGTCAAGGAATACGCCTGGCTCGAGCAGAACCTCGGCGGCCTGGTGCCCACCGAGGTCGTGGTGGTTTTCGACAACCACACGAACAAGATGAAGTTCCTCGATCGGCTGGAACTGGTCGATCGCATACAGCAGCATTTGCAATCGCTGCCCGAGGTTTCGAGCACGATGTCCGCGGCCACGTTTACTCCGCCACTGCCGGCCGACCAGCCAGCACCGCCATCGGCCAAACGATCGGGCGGGGCCTTCGGCCGGATGCTGATGCGCAATCCCGACTATGTTCGTCGGGACGTCTTTAACAAACAGCTTTCCGAACATCGTCGCGACTATGAGCTGGGCGATTATCTCAGCCGCGATACGGCCGATGGTAAGGACGAGGATCTATGGCGCGTCAGCCTGCGCCTCATCGGCAGCGAAGACATCGATTACGGCCAGTTCGTCAGCGTGATCCGCCGCGAGATTCAACCGATCCTCGACGCCGAGAAGGAGAAGCATGTCGAAGGGGTGTCGGCCGTCGTGACCGGCGTCACGCCCGTCGTTTACAAGGCGGAGCGGGCATTGCTCGAAGGATTGGTCGAAAGTTTCTTCATGGCCTTCGTGATCATGGCCGCGGTGATGGCGATTGTCTATCGCAGCGTGCCGGCCGGGCTGCTCGTGATGTTCCCCAACGTGTGGCCGATGGCCCTGGTCTTCGGCATCCTCGGCTACAGCGGCGCCATTGTCGATATCGGCACGATGATGACCGCCAGCGTCGCGATGGGAGTCTCGGTCGACGATGCCGCGCACTATATTACCTGGTTTCGTTACGGCATCGCCAAAGGTTACGACCGCCGCACGGCCGCGATTTACGCTTATCGCAATGCCGCGGTGGCGATGGCGCAAAGCTCGATCATCGTCGGCTTTGGGCTGGCCGTGTTCGGTCTCAGTTCGTTTGTGCCGACCAAAATGTTCGGCCTGCTGATGTTGCTGCTGCTGACCTGGGGGCTGTTCGCTGACCTGGTGCTGATGCCGGCGGTTCTGGCCGGACCGCTGGGACGATTCTTTACGCACGGCATCAAGCCACTACCGGTCGACGCGCCGGCCGAAGAAGAGACGATGGCCACGGTCAGTAAGTAG
- a CDS encoding 2-phosphosulfolactate phosphatase: MPTIQVHFLPQLTTPEALAGATVVVIDILRATTTITYALAAGVPRVIPCGEIDEAKRTAEKTADAVGGVRPLLAGERGGLPIDGFDLGNSPREFTSERVMGKTLVFTTTNGTRAMLHCRQGARVLLGSFVSLHAIVTQLRDSENVHLLCAGTEGEITREDVLAAGAITHELMKPDDPLAAGAWSRVTLNDQARIARDAWQAALPPAELFAGGLSTEWLAKTLAESKGGRNLHRIGLSRDIPDCAALDRFPFVAELDLKAWEIRQA, from the coding sequence ATGCCGACGATTCAGGTTCATTTTCTGCCGCAGTTGACCACGCCCGAGGCGCTCGCCGGCGCGACGGTGGTCGTGATTGATATCTTGCGCGCGACGACGACGATCACGTATGCCCTGGCCGCGGGCGTGCCGCGCGTGATTCCCTGCGGCGAAATCGACGAAGCAAAACGGACGGCCGAGAAAACTGCGGACGCCGTCGGCGGAGTGCGCCCGCTGTTGGCTGGCGAACGGGGTGGGCTGCCGATCGACGGATTTGATCTGGGGAATTCGCCCCGCGAGTTCACGTCCGAGCGCGTTATGGGAAAAACGCTCGTCTTTACGACCACCAACGGCACGCGAGCGATGCTGCACTGTCGGCAGGGGGCGCGGGTGCTGCTGGGAAGCTTTGTCAGCTTGCACGCGATCGTAACGCAGCTGCGCGACTCCGAAAATGTACATCTGCTGTGCGCGGGAACCGAAGGCGAAATCACGCGCGAGGATGTGCTGGCCGCCGGGGCGATTACGCACGAACTGATGAAGCCGGACGATCCGCTTGCGGCAGGTGCCTGGTCGCGGGTGACGCTGAACGATCAGGCTCGGATTGCGCGAGACGCCTGGCAAGCGGCACTGCCGCCGGCGGAATTGTTTGCCGGGGGTTTGTCGACCGAGTGGCTGGCCAAGACTTTGGCCGAAAGCAAAGGGGGACGTAATCTACACCGCATCGGCTTGAGCCGCGATATTCCCGATTGCGCAGCGCTCGATCGGTTCCCATTCGTGGCCGAGCTGGATTTGAAAGCGTGGGAGATTCGGCAAGCCTGA